The genomic interval ATGGTTTCACGCTTTCATCTACAAGACGCGAGTGGATTGGGAAATTGAACGAGGTAACATTCCGGGTAGGTTTCTGCAAATTTttctttgagtttttttttcttccaattGTTCTCTCACCCGAGGTTTTCGTCCTCCCTAATTGCAGGGTTCTTCACATTGTTAGATTAGAGTTTGATGTTTGCAATTAAATATGTGGAATTATATATAAGGGTTTCAAACCATGCATGTGAGTCTTCTCTATCCCATATCGTTGGTTTAATTTGAGTTTGGGTGAGTACATCCATTGGCTATTGATTGATATTTGAtcattatttttctcttctaaGATTGTTAATTAGGACCGGATGAATTTTTTCTCGAGACTTATTGAtctttaatattaatttgcaCTATATACTTAATCACATTATCAAGACAACAAAAATACAAAGTAACACGCGCGCGTGAAGGCGAGCTAACTGATAACGAAGCTTTCATAATCAGAGATGATTAATTATAGATCGCATGTCAGACAAGACAAGGACGATAATTCAGAGGGTGGAGTTTGAACTTCCATGCATGCTTGCGTGGCGGGCTTGTAGCTTATGATGAGGACAGACACGACATTCGTTAACCGTCTTTTCCCTTCCAAGAAAACGACTCAGCTCGAGCCAGCCGCAGAAAGAAAACTATGCCAATTAGCTCTTCATGATGATTTCCTCTTCTAACAGAGATTAATTTGtccattattttgtttttttggagAATGATGGAACTATATTCCCGTAGAAGTTACCAAGTTGGTCGTATATGTAACGTCGAGCAGGAGCAAAACACTCCGGTATACAACATAAaacttataaaaaaatgaaatcattgaCATGAGCTAAATCCAAagcaaaaaaatataaataatcagacaatttaaaactaaaataaaaaataaaaaataaaaactatgaAATTATTGAATCTTTATTAGATCGATTAAAGACaaatttgaataaaaatctTTAGGCCTATAAACCGCATGGTGTACCTTTCAAATTGAAGAAGCATATTGAGACTCTCAATATTGTACAAAGATCTTTGTACAATACCTCCACGAGTGAATCATAGAGCCATAACTTACATACACAAAAAAACCTCAAACTCATATAAACAAACCGATAACTAGTTAACTACTATAGTACCATCATAACCACCAATCTTGTCTCCTCCATGGACTTTAAATGAATatatttgtcttttttttattaaattttattgatcAATAACACTTAACCGTTATATAGTTATTagtgattaaaaaaaacaagtaaTGGAAAAATGAATAGAAGGCGTTGTTCGAGCCAAGCTGTTTAGCCAGCTCCGAAATTGAATTTCGGTcttgagtttctttttcttcgagAAGATATCGCCTTCAATTTCCCAACTGCCATACCAAATAAACCATATCACATACAGCCACAATCCCCTACTCCCTCCCCAAAATTGCCGAACAAACTCTTACCCATTACAACTCCAATCCCCAATCAAACCCCACCACGTCACCAAATCGCCCCTTCCCGCTCTCTCCCACGCAACGCTGACCGTGCACGGTCGGGACCCACACTCTAAACGGCCGAGATTGACCGCTGCAATAGCGGAGCGGCATTCAACCCCCACACGTATATGTAAAATCCCATCAAATGCGCTAGAAtcattttcttcctcttttttctctctcttatcTCCTCTCTCACTTTCCGCTGTCGTTTCGCTTTTGAGATTTTCCTCCCTTAACCACCATTCCGGCCGTTACGCCGCCGCCGGCTTTCTCTCTCCACCGTCGATTCTCATACCATGTCGACGGCGGAGATGGACCAGCTGACCTCGGGGGCCAGCAACCGCATCATCCCGCTCCTCAAGGCTCTGAGGACCTCTCTCTTCGTCGTCTACACCGTCTTTCTCTCGCTCCTCCTCTTCGTCCTCCcccgccgccgccgctgcCTCTCCGACTCGCTCTCGGACTCCGCCGCCAAGAAGCGCAAATCGGCGTGGCGGAGAGAGGAGGAGGACACTTTCAGACGGCGAGCTCTGGCTGAGGGCCTTCATGCCGGTGACGGCGACTGCGACGAGGACCGAAGGTTCCGTCGCGACACCTTCTTGTTCTACGGCGTGAGGCAGAGCGCTTTATTCTGCCGCTCTTGGTTTCCGATCTCCGGTAATCCAAGGTAAAACTCTTCTCTGTCAATTTTACATAATCAATCTGTTATTTTCGTTTGTAATTAAGCAGAATAATCAGCTGGATGTGTTAAGTAGTCTTTGATAATTTAGGGTTTATTGATCGTTGATTCCGGAATTTCTTGTAGTTCTTTTGAATCTTTATAGTGTTGTGAGAAGCTTTGTGTTGTAATTGCAGGGGTATTTTGATCATCATACATGGACTGAATGAACACAGTGGAAGATATGCCGATTTCGCGAGGCAGCTGACCTCTTGCAACTTTGGGGTTTATGCAATGGACTGGATAGGtagcttttttcttttcaatattttgttaattttagTTCTTTCGATTTATAGTTGGAAATTAGTCAAATTGCAATCAGTGTTTTGGCATagtaaattagaaaaatgagTACTTTAATTATGTTCACTGGCTTTAGTGAGGTTTAGAACATGATGTTATGTATTTTATACAATAGGATTGCATGAGTTAAATTTAGAATCGCTTATGGTACTGTATTGTTCATATGTTGTAGGTCATGGTGGCAGTGATGGATTGCATGGCTATGTGCCTTCACTTGACCATGTCGTTGCTGATACTGTAAGTTCAAGCTTTATTTTAAGTTTATCATAgattatgtatctttaactCTGCAGCATTATACCATCAATCAACGAAACATATGATAGATTTAAGTTTGACAGTTTTGTGGTTTCTATGTTTGAAGGGGGATTTCTTGGAAAAGGTTAGATTAGAGAACCCTGGAGTACCGTGCTTCCTCTTTGGTCACTCAACTGGAGGAGCTGTGGTTTTGAAGGTAAATCATTGAaagatttattttgtttggtttAGTTAATCTTTGTTTCCAAAAGTGTAAATTGGTGAACTTTTGTGTAGGCGGCGGCTTATGCTAAAATTGAAGAAATGGTGGAAGGTATAATATTGACCTCACCTGCTTTGCGTGTTAAACCAGCACATCCAATTGTTGGGGTACGTTCTTTGCTTCTTCACATATTACAATAACTATATGTTGATGCTTCAACTTTTATGCGATTTTATCTTCCATTTCCTTTGAGCTTTGTTGGTCCGTGTTCGTCTCATGGGTGCAGGCACTTCTAAATGTTAACTGGTGTTGAATGCATGTCTGTGTTTACCTTTTGAATTCATGGTTGTTTACATGTTAAGAAGTGTGATCTCTTGATCTAGGCTGTGGCTCCAATTATATCTATGGTCGCTCCAAAGTTCCAGTTTAAAGGCGCGAACAAAAGGGGAATTCCAGTATCAAGAGATCCTGCAGCATTGGTGGCCAAGTATTCTGATCCCCTAGTCTATACAGGGCCAATAAGAGTCAGAACAGGCTATGAAATATTGCGTATCTCTGCTCACTTGATGCGAAACTTTAAGTTTGTCACTGTACCCTTCTTTGTCCTTCATGGGACTGCTGATAGAGTCACAGATCCTCTAGCCTCGCAGGATCTGTACACAGAGGCAGCATCTGAGTTCAAAGCCATCAAGCTCTATGATGGTTTCTTGCATGACCTCCTGTTTGAGCCTGAACGTGAAGAGATTGCGCAGGATATAATCGAGTGGATGGAGAAGCGATTAGGCGCTGCTGTCTTAGAAGACGTGACCAACTTTGCATAAATTATTTGCCCCACCCCATCCTggcaaaacaaaaggaaatggGCAGTTTTGAAGCAGTTAGGCTGTATACGTTGACGCCCATTTAGAAGTGGAAAATTGTCAATGTGGTTTGCTTATCGATCTAATATTCTAATGTTCATAGGGTGTATAGATTCGGATCAGCAAAATGGTATCGCTTTCATCTTGGCACCCTGCTGATGTGAAGATGATGATAAGTGTGTTTAGGAAAGTGTGTCCTCGTGTACGATAAATTGAACTTGTTAGTGCGCAGCACATTATTGATTTTGATATTGTTTTCTCAAATTCTTTGGTGATACTTCAAATCATGAATCCAACTGAAGTTAGCGGGTTCAACACCTGGGCTTGTTATCGTTCTCTTCTGGCTTGTGCTATCCGTGTTCTGATTGACGAGAACGATAGATGCCGATATGATAGCTACGCAGACTTTTGGCGCGGAGTAGTTTTGTCTGTGTAGTCTGTGGCTTCTTTCAAGAATCTGTGAAGGGAAACACCAGACCGATCACATCGTTGGATTTTTGTTCAGGAAAGAGGTTAGCGTTACAGGGTACCTTCTACGCCTTGTATGTATCGAAACCGATTAGAGCAAGTTGCATATCAGCGACTGTTTATTTGTTACAATCCACAGAGTTTAACATCAAATCATCTTTCCCCTTAACCATTGAAACGGAATTGACCATTGAAAAGAAATTGATAAAGGGTGGTGTTATTAACACGCACACGATGTGAATGATAATGACGCTATTAGATATTGAAGGGGATGTGTTATATGCATCACTAAGATTATCGGGTACGGAAGTATACTGGCCCAACTCTTCATGAAAAGTGGtaaccttctttttttttttttttggttaagtgGTAACCTTCTACTTACAGTTGAGGTTCTGTAAGAATAAAAGTAGAGCTTTCTGGCCGCAGTCCACTTTGGGGAATCAACGACTCGAATGAACCAGTGAGGGGGTCA from Argentina anserina chromosome 2, drPotAnse1.1, whole genome shotgun sequence carries:
- the LOC126782939 gene encoding uncharacterized protein LOC126782939; this encodes MSTAEMDQLTSGASNRIIPLLKALRTSLFVVYTVFLSLLLFVLPRRRRCLSDSLSDSAAKKRKSAWRREEEDTFRRRALAEGLHAGDGDCDEDRRFRRDTFLFYGVRQSALFCRSWFPISGNPRGILIIIHGLNEHSGRYADFARQLTSCNFGVYAMDWIGHGGSDGLHGYVPSLDHVVADTGDFLEKVRLENPGVPCFLFGHSTGGAVVLKAAAYAKIEEMVEGIILTSPALRVKPAHPIVGAVAPIISMVAPKFQFKGANKRGIPVSRDPAALVAKYSDPLVYTGPIRVRTGYEILRISAHLMRNFKFVTVPFFVLHGTADRVTDPLASQDLYTEAASEFKAIKLYDGFLHDLLFEPEREEIAQDIIEWMEKRLGAAVLEDVTNFA